The stretch of DNA agatagaacctacaaaaacctcccgtatttgtagcctccatttcaccgtgtcgaacttctactctccaagtattcacattcacattttcgtacttttgaaaaagtgtgaaacagtccaacttggtgcaaaatgtgcaataataaagaaataaaataaaacatacttaagcaaatgatacaaaacagccatgacgtgtttgcacttccctttgccagctttacaggaacacgaaaacaaccatttggagaaggagattttcgtaatttttattgtatggggttccgagcttggagatgatgaccggaggcaggacgagaaaatactgaagccttcatcgtgaacttcttcaacaccaactattaaaagatgttcagctttgaatactctttcgccttcgacgactaaacggcttctacccgcagcgtaatcgaacacatccgcaaactccacagccacgtagcaggtttcattttctccgactgatggctcctgataatacatgaaacaaggtcacagaaaaacacttataagttaaattcagcttaagctacggcaaagtttttttcactgcataaggaaaactcattttccaaccgtttggaagataaattttgcacacaattattattttttattaaaatttagtatcctgaaagtttgtttactttttcacaagtaaagacagtgtcctttggatgcggtaagaaaacgttttcccctgcagtaaatttatgtgatttaactaaattagcatcctagaggatagttctttcgatacatactcaccattacgaaaatttctgcaaaaaacgttaaaaacggtgcgtttaaaaatcacattctttttgcaattctttgttgacattcgcttcacgcacacaagctgtcaaattcagcttcgtaGTCGCGAATGCTATCAACGCGAACCAAATCCCCGTGAGCACAGCTGCTCTATCGGCATTGTGAGAACGGAGTGGTAGCAAAACATACACgtaaatgaaaatttcgttcCTCCTCGAATAATAATTTCCGGGTAATCTCCACCGACTGTTTACCGGATATATCCTGAACTCTTTTATCTATGGCGAAGATTCTTATTATTGAACCATTCTATGGAGGCTCTCACAAACAGTTATTGGACACAATTCTGGAACGTGAGTTTACGATCTTCGAATGAATGTGACACGATATGAAGttaatttcatgatttttcagaGTTTCACCCATCCGAATATGATCTGTTTACGTTAACCGCAAAAAAGTGGCACTGGCGTTCCCGTATAGGAGCTCTTTATTTCTCGGAGACAATACCACGGGACCATCAGTACAAAACATTGTTCACGAGCTCCGTACTCAATCTGGCCGAGTTGGTCGGCCTTCGACCGGATTTATCGGCTTGCCGTAAAATTGTATACTTCCACGAGAACCAACTCAATTATCCTGTTCGCGAGATTAAAGAACGGGATTGTCAGTATGGGCTGAATCAAATAATGACATGCCTAAGCGCGGACCAAATTGTGTTCAACTCACAGTATAACATGACTTCCCTGTTGGATAATATCAAAAGTTTTCTGAATATAGCACCGGATCTGAAGCTGAAAAATTTGAAGGAGAAACTTGAACCGCGGTGCGAAGTGCTTCACTTTCCCATTCCGTTCCACATGATACCCAAGCGAATTTTGACTAAGAATGAGTAAGATGAATTATGAATTAGAGTTACAAATTAAAAGTTTCTAAAACTGTACCTCTCGTTTTAGTAAACCGCTGCATCTAATATGGCCCCATCGTTGGGAACATGACAAGAATCCTCAGTTTTTAATCAACACGCTACTAGAATTGAACAAACGGCAGGTGGACTTCCGTGTTTCCATTCTTGGAGAAAGAACGCAGTCGATTCCAGAGTGCTTCGAAAACATTGGCGATCTGCTAAAGGAGAAACTCATTAATTTTGGTTTTCTGAGCAAGGACGAATATTATCGAACGCTGTTGGATGGCGATGTGGTAATCTCAACAGCTGGTCACGAGTTTTACGGAGTTGCGATGTGCGTACTTCAATGGCTTAGTCCTAATGGTTCGTTTGAATAATACTCTACTTTTCGTAGGTTGGAGGCTGCTTACTGTGGGTGTTTACCAGTCGCACCCAACAAGCTAGTGTATCCAGAGATCTACCCCAGCAACAGTTTGTACAACACTTCGaatcaattgattaaaatgctTTACAATTGGTGCAAAAATCGGACACTGTTCGAGCGAGAGCGTGCCATTTTCTACGAGAAATTCAACTTCGACTGCTATTCTTCCGTGACCATTGTCCCAAAGTTCATATCGATGATCAAAGCGCATATCAATACGAGTAGCTGTAACGGGATTTAGATACGGGATGCGCCGTAAAATAGTTGCATTCACCCTTATTATCGTACTAGGTGAAATTCTTCCAGTTGTATCGAATGAAAAACCAGACCATAGTGCAATCTCGCGCCAATTATATTATAGTCAAGGGGCACAAATTAGCGTTCATCCTTAATAATAACTTTAACGACgtatgttgttttgatttagcAATTGATTTATTTGTTCTCTACGTTTttgattgtttaatttttttcgaaagacaGGAATTGCCTTATGGAATACTTTCTGATTTATAGGTTGTTTATTATGTATAAATATATTTCCAAACACACAGGTTTCTGTATTGTATATTACAATACATCAGAAAACACTATGGATAATTGAAAAGCTGATAATCAATTTATTGACAGATAAATAATTCTAACTCTTAAAATATAGTTttgttgaaaattacattcgttTCCGTCCGAAATCTTGTTCATGAAACGTAGCATATCGCAGCCATTTGATGGATAACCGCATTAGAGGAAGTCTGCAGCACAAGAATAAACCAATTAATCAgctgtactgccgttctacgcatagttgtcccatgttccaaaatcaggaactgagaaaaacgaaatcaaagttttctagcatatttgtctaccagaagctttaagcattttaGTTTAGCAATGCACccgtttttttataagcagtaaactattgtttaatggaaTGTGAAAAGTTCCCCCAACTTGAATCAACCAAGCTCGATAACGGGTTGAAAAATTCATGATAGgacaattatttatttactagctgtcccggcaaactttgtctcgcccaaaatttgttttttgttatcaataccttcaaacattcacgttttcttactatgagcaagttcatgggtacaatcgcagaaatgtttattgattgatcttctattcgaccccgttgaatttaccttttactataaaatccttagtatttctaacaaaactcattacaatatcggattattttcagacataattctcgttcaagatttttcaac from Toxorhynchites rutilus septentrionalis strain SRP chromosome 3, ASM2978413v1, whole genome shotgun sequence encodes:
- the LOC129776917 gene encoding glycosyltransferase-like domain-containing protein 1-like; this translates as MAKILIIEPFYGGSHKQLLDTILEQFHPSEYDLFTLTAKKWHWRSRIGALYFSETIPRDHQYKTLFTSSVLNLAELVGLRPDLSACRKIVYFHENQLNYPVREIKERDCQYGLNQIMTCLSADQIVFNSQYNMTSLLDNIKSFLNIAPDLKLKNLKEKLEPRCEVLHFPIPFHMIPKRILTKNDKPLHLIWPHRWEHDKNPQFLINTLLELNKRQVDFRVSILGERTQSIPECFENIGDLLKEKLINFGFLSKDEYYRTLLDGDVVISTAGHEFYGVAMLEAAYCGCLPVAPNKLVYPEIYPSNSLYNTSNQLIKMLYNWCKNRTLFERERAIFYEKFNFDCYSSVTIVPKFISMIKAHINTSSCNGI